The Malus sylvestris chromosome 14, drMalSylv7.2, whole genome shotgun sequence genome segment ACAAGCTTCGAGAGTGGTCCGAGATCGTCGCCGGCCCCAAGTGGAAGACTTTCATCCGCCGGTTCAACCGAAGCAGAAGCGGAGGCGGTTCCTCCGGCGGCGGCGGCAGGCACGGGAAATTCCAATACGATCCCTTGAGTTACGCCCTGAACTTCGACGAGGGACCGGTCGACGAAGATGACGAAGCCGGCGGGTTCCGCGATTTCTCGGCCCGGTTCGCCTCGATCCCGCAACCGGCGAAGTCCGAGGGGCCGCCGGAATCGGGTAAAGAAGTGTCGGTGTACGGGTGAAGAAACTGCGCCGCGACAGCTATCGTGCGCCGGGGGGGGGTGGCGTTTTGTGAAAAGTCTGATTTTGCTGGAATGGCTGGTCAATGAGCTGGCTAAGGCTTGGAAGGTGGAAAGGGTGACGTAACGCTGACATGGCGCCGTcacttcatttttatttatcgTTTTTGTTTTCGATGGTGTAGAATGttaggtttttattttatttttatgttcttggttTTTTGGATGGTGACGTGGTCGGGATTGGGTGTATTTAATTACAAAATTGTCAGACACTAagaaggtcaaaattgtcaaatACTATGAGACCAGTTAAGGATGAGGatgaaataatatcttgtaGATTTTGGATGATTCCTTATCaattaataaatatattatttatattttaatattacgTTTATTTGGAAATTGTAATTTAAGTGTCGGTTTCTGAAACAGTCAAACCTAATTAGTGTGTACGTTTTTGGTCACTTAATTAattatcttttctttggtggctTTCTCTTGTGGCAACTGCAATGTTACGCAACAAGTAAGCAAGTAACTTGACCTATAACAACCAATTTGCAAAGAAAACTGTTTATGAAACAAGTGAACTAGCACAGACTGGGCCCTGCGTTAGACGATTGGTTACTGTCATGATTAATTTTCAAGCAAATGACACCTAgacaaaaaataagaaagggCGTTTAGAATTATCTTGGCGTACGTCTAGCTTGCCTAAGTTACAATTCTCACTTAGATGGATAGAAAATGGAaaactttcattttatttttttcgttaATTTGAAAGAAACTTGTTGGATACTTGAATGAAGTTTCCAATATGTTCTAGTGCTTTATAATTTAAGGAAAAccaatgaaaataacttgaaaactttgagttttaacaataagaacaaaataaaaggtaaagtacaATGTTTGACtgtttagtgtaaaaatatagttttttgttaaagtgaacaatacatCGGACTTTTCGTTGAAACTCCCTATAATTTATAGTCATTCTCTTTTGCAATTTATATATCCTAGTAATTGTGTGTTTTATAAGCAGACATTTATTCAtgttataaaaatttaattacaatTAGATAAACCTCCTAGACCCCATCTAAACACCTAGGCACTAGGTCCCTACTCGCTGCCTGACTACGAACATCTCCATCCGTTGGTGGAAGGCAAGGGCAAGGGCATGTAAGTTGCCCCAACTATTCACTCTAAAGAGCACTTGACTTGGTGCAATTCCAGCCGTTTGGAAAGGGCAAGGGCAAAGGTGGTCCTACTAGCGACTCTGCAAGAGTAATTCTGAGAAAAAATGGAGTTTGATGTTATTAAAGTTACAAACACATACGCCTATTAACTACTCGATGAACCTACAACTAAAGGAAAGCCTACTCGAAGCATATGGTTTATACATAGACATCTGAGTTCAATTTGTTTGGATTTTCGCCGACTTTATGCTCAGTAAAATATCACCCACAACCCATGGAAAGCTCAGGCAGTGCATGTCTTCTCGGAAATGCAGTGGATGATAAGTTACATGGTACCAAGCCGACGCCAGTTTCTCATGCTCACCGTCTCTGCAGCTACTCTCGAACCACCCCTTAGCTTCTTTCTGTAGGTTCTTGAATGTCAGCGATATCCGATCCTTCATATCCCCGTATCTCCTGTTATCACGTTGCAGATAGGCTGCACGATATCGAAGATTGCCTGTTAATATTTCGTCTTCGGTCCTGGCCCCATAGTAGTTCATTATGCTTTTCATCTTCTCTATGTACAGGTCTCTG includes the following:
- the LOC126600798 gene encoding uncharacterized protein LOC126600798; this translates as MEDIDLESIGHGGSRSRCCFCIPSSWSRMRTSQNDDRWWSRGIKALYKLREWSEIVAGPKWKTFIRRFNRSRSGGGSSGGGGRHGKFQYDPLSYALNFDEGPVDEDDEAGGFRDFSARFASIPQPAKSEGPPESGKEVSVYG